Proteins from a genomic interval of Siniperca chuatsi isolate FFG_IHB_CAS linkage group LG10, ASM2008510v1, whole genome shotgun sequence:
- the LOC122883329 gene encoding intermediate filament protein ON3-like isoform X2 yields MSLRSKPTSHPGLRMSSGGFSSMSMGSYSIPKISSGANQPAPITAVTINKSLLTPLKIDIDPTVQAVRNQEKEQIKSLNNRFVSFIDKVRYLEQQNKVLETKWKLLQGQAASSSNIEPMLKSYIANLQRQLDCINNDKHRLDMEKNVMHKQVDDYKTKYEQEINKRNHAENEFVMIKKDVDASYLSKMDLDGRVSVISDEFNFLKALYDALCELQESLKETSVVVQMDNSRGLNMDQIVSEVKAQYEDIAARSREEAESWQKNKFDQMAAEANQYGNELRNTKGEISELNRMISRLQNEIQAVKAQRTNLEGQVAEAEQHGEGAVQDAKARIRDLELALQRAKHDMARQLREYQELMNVKLALDIEISTYRKLLEGEEERLGQESIVSIQTVPTKSVPVNNHQQQRSGAFLIKKVETHNISYK; encoded by the exons ATGAGTCTGAGGAGCAAACCCACCAGCCATCCAGGACTACGCATGTCCTCAGGGGGCTTCAGTAGCATGTCCATGGGATCCTACTCCATCCCCAAGATCAGCTCTGGGGCTAACCAGCCAGCCCCGATTACAGCCGTGACCATCAACAAGAGCCTGCTGACTCCGCTGAAGATAGACATCGACCCCACAGTCCAAGCTGTTCGTAACCAGGAGAAAGAGCAAATCAAGAGTCTCAACAACCGTTTTGTCTCATTCATTGATAAG GTAAGATACCTGGAACAGCAGAACAAAGTACTGGAGACCAAGTGGAAGCTGCTGCAGGGACAGGCTGCCTCCTCCTCTAACATTGAGCCCATGCTGAAGTCCTACATCGCCAACCTGCAAAGACAGCTGGATTGTATAAACAATGACAAACACAGACTTGACATGGAGAAGAACGTGATGCACAAACAAGTGGACGACTACAAGACAAA GTATGAGCAAGAGATCAACAAGAGAAATCATGCAGAGAATGAGTTTGTCATGATCAAAAAG GATGTGGACGCAAGCTATTTGTCCAAGATGGATCTAGATGGCAGGGTGTCTGTTATCAGTGATGAATTCAACTTCCTCAAGGCTCTGTATGATGCG ctGTGTGAGCTGCAGGAGAGCCTGAAGGAGACCTCTGTGGTGGTGCAGATGGATAACTCCCGTGGCCTGAACATGGATCAGATCGTGTCTGAGGTTAAGGCTCAGTATGAGGACATTGCCGCCCGCAGCCGTGAAGAAGCTGAAAGCTGGCAGAAGAACAAG TTTGACCAGATGGCTGCTGAGGCCAACCAGTATGGCAATGAGCTGCGTAACACCAAGGGGGAAATATCTGAGCTCAACCGAATGATCAGCCGCCTGCAGAATGAGATCCAGGCTGTAAAGGCACAG CGTACCAATCTTGAGGGCCAGGTTGCCGAGGCGGAGCAGCATGGGGAGGGGGCCGTGCAGGACGCCAAGGCTCGCATCAGGGACCTGGAGCTGGCTCTGCAGAGGGCCAAGCACGACATGGCTCGGCAGCTCAGAGAATACCAGGAGCTCATGAATGTAAAGCTGGCCCTGGACATAGAGATCTCCACTTACAGGAAACTgctggaaggagaggaggaacg ACTTGGACAGGAGTCTATTGTAAGCATCCAAACAGTGCCTACTAAAT CCGTCCCAGTTAACAACCACCAGCAGCAAAGGTCAGGGGCATTTCTCATCAAGAAGGTGGAGACCCACAAtatttcatacaaataa
- the LOC122883329 gene encoding intermediate filament protein ON3-like isoform X1, producing the protein MSLRSKPTSHPGLRMSSGGFSSMSMGSYSIPKISSGANQPAPITAVTINKSLLTPLKIDIDPTVQAVRNQEKEQIKSLNNRFVSFIDKVRYLEQQNKVLETKWKLLQGQAASSSNIEPMLKSYIANLQRQLDCINNDKHRLDMEKNVMHKQVDDYKTKYEQEINKRNHAENEFVMIKKDVDASYLSKMDLDGRVSVISDEFNFLKALYDAELCELQESLKETSVVVQMDNSRGLNMDQIVSEVKAQYEDIAARSREEAESWQKNKFDQMAAEANQYGNELRNTKGEISELNRMISRLQNEIQAVKAQRTNLEGQVAEAEQHGEGAVQDAKARIRDLELALQRAKHDMARQLREYQELMNVKLALDIEISTYRKLLEGEEERLGQESIVSIQTVPTKSVPVNNHQQQRSGAFLIKKVETHNISYK; encoded by the exons ATGAGTCTGAGGAGCAAACCCACCAGCCATCCAGGACTACGCATGTCCTCAGGGGGCTTCAGTAGCATGTCCATGGGATCCTACTCCATCCCCAAGATCAGCTCTGGGGCTAACCAGCCAGCCCCGATTACAGCCGTGACCATCAACAAGAGCCTGCTGACTCCGCTGAAGATAGACATCGACCCCACAGTCCAAGCTGTTCGTAACCAGGAGAAAGAGCAAATCAAGAGTCTCAACAACCGTTTTGTCTCATTCATTGATAAG GTAAGATACCTGGAACAGCAGAACAAAGTACTGGAGACCAAGTGGAAGCTGCTGCAGGGACAGGCTGCCTCCTCCTCTAACATTGAGCCCATGCTGAAGTCCTACATCGCCAACCTGCAAAGACAGCTGGATTGTATAAACAATGACAAACACAGACTTGACATGGAGAAGAACGTGATGCACAAACAAGTGGACGACTACAAGACAAA GTATGAGCAAGAGATCAACAAGAGAAATCATGCAGAGAATGAGTTTGTCATGATCAAAAAG GATGTGGACGCAAGCTATTTGTCCAAGATGGATCTAGATGGCAGGGTGTCTGTTATCAGTGATGAATTCAACTTCCTCAAGGCTCTGTATGATGCG gagctGTGTGAGCTGCAGGAGAGCCTGAAGGAGACCTCTGTGGTGGTGCAGATGGATAACTCCCGTGGCCTGAACATGGATCAGATCGTGTCTGAGGTTAAGGCTCAGTATGAGGACATTGCCGCCCGCAGCCGTGAAGAAGCTGAAAGCTGGCAGAAGAACAAG TTTGACCAGATGGCTGCTGAGGCCAACCAGTATGGCAATGAGCTGCGTAACACCAAGGGGGAAATATCTGAGCTCAACCGAATGATCAGCCGCCTGCAGAATGAGATCCAGGCTGTAAAGGCACAG CGTACCAATCTTGAGGGCCAGGTTGCCGAGGCGGAGCAGCATGGGGAGGGGGCCGTGCAGGACGCCAAGGCTCGCATCAGGGACCTGGAGCTGGCTCTGCAGAGGGCCAAGCACGACATGGCTCGGCAGCTCAGAGAATACCAGGAGCTCATGAATGTAAAGCTGGCCCTGGACATAGAGATCTCCACTTACAGGAAACTgctggaaggagaggaggaacg ACTTGGACAGGAGTCTATTGTAAGCATCCAAACAGTGCCTACTAAAT CCGTCCCAGTTAACAACCACCAGCAGCAAAGGTCAGGGGCATTTCTCATCAAGAAGGTGGAGACCCACAAtatttcatacaaataa